From Rutidosis leptorrhynchoides isolate AG116_Rl617_1_P2 chromosome 3, CSIRO_AGI_Rlap_v1, whole genome shotgun sequence, a single genomic window includes:
- the LOC139902383 gene encoding uncharacterized protein, with translation MVNAVISNLPLHYMSIYKTPSSVIKQLERLRRNFLWSGDCLKKKSCLVKWESVCLPKDLGGLCITPLRLKNWAMLAKWWARMNSNKQSLWKSIVATSFGPSFNGKIMNNVSSLQTSQLSPIWKDLLNLQKEDSLSCIVGPTVWKWNIGNGSRILFWHDAWAHGRILKDDFPFLFHICFEPNATLLCFRLPASVDSQQIGWNLLLPLPLSQFDSQQAAPLHYFLSNFRLDDSKEDRVIWSAVTSNDFSVADAISAIIHSRDISTPIWPKLISNNKIPSKVALFHWLAFRKSIPVRDVLSRRWTFNIWTELFRWWNLRWVIPESIEDFSFDWYFGMGIKASKFWKLIGPATIWAILVARNEFIFNNKYTCRSVIVRNIKLKVFLWATSLNFVSRVTFVCLGPKSLFFMFLGLNAFVCLSISTPRLSPSLYLVLVLHCFD, from the exons ATGGTCAATGCGGTTATCTCCAACCTCCCTCTCCATTATATGTCTATTTACAAAACTCCTTCTTCGGTTATCAAACAACTTGAAAGGTTACGTAGAAATTTTTTATGGAGCGGCGATTGCCTTAAAAAGAAATCGTGTCTTGTTAAATGGGAGTCGGTATGCCTCCCAAAAGATTTGGGTGGGTTATGTATTACTCCTCTCCGTCTAAAAAATTGGGCAATGCTAGCTAAATGGTGGGCTCGTATGAATTCTAACAAACAAAGTCTTTGGAAGTCTATTGTTGCAACATCTTTTGGCCCGTCATTCAATGGAAAGATTATGAATAACGTCTCTTCGTTACAAACGTCTCAACTCTCCCCAATTTGGAAGGATTTGCTTAACCTTCAAAAAGAAGATTCATTATCATGCATTGTTGGGCCCACGGTTTGGAAGTGGAATATCGGTAACGGGTCAAGAATTTTATTTTGGCATGACGCTTGGGCCCATGGAAGGATTCTAAAAGACGACTTCCCCTTTCTGTTCCATATATGTTTCGAGCCCAATGCCACTCTCCTTTGTTTTCGTTTGCCTGCATCAGTAGATTCACAACAGATAGGTTGGAACTTGCTGTTACCTCTTCCCCTGTCACAATTCGATTCACAGCAGGCTGCACCTCTCCATTATTTTTTATCGAATTTTCGTTTGGACGATAGCAAGGAGGATCGTGTTATCTGGAGTGCGGTTACGAGTAACGATTTTTCGGTTGCCGATGCAATTAGTGCTATAATTCACTCAAGAGATATCTCTACCCCTATTTGGCCGAAACTTATTTCGAATAATAAAATACCTTCAAAGGTTGCGTTATTTCATTGGTTAGCTTTTAGGAAGAGTATCCCGGTCAGAGACGTTTTATCTCGAAG ATGGACTTTTAATATTTGGACGGAGTTATTTAGATGGTGGAATCTTAGATGGGTTATTCCGGAATCGATTGAAGATTTTTCGTTCGATTGGTATTTCGGTATGGGCATCAAAGCCTCGAAGTTTTGGAAGTTGATTGGCCCCGCGACTATTTGGGCGATTTTGGTAGCTAGAAACGAGTTCATCTTCAACAATAAATACACTTGTCGTTCGGTTATCGTGCGCAACATTAAGCTCAAAGTGTTCCTTTGGGCAACGAGCCTCAATTTTGTGTCACGGGTTACATTCGTATGTTTGGGACCAAAATCCCTCTTTTTTATGTTTTTAGGCCTTAATGCCTTTGTATGTCTTTCAATTTCAACACCGAGATTATCTCCGTCTTTGTACCTTGTTTTGGTCCTTCATTGCTTTGATTAA